The following are from one region of the Bombus affinis isolate iyBomAffi1 unplaced genomic scaffold, iyBomAffi1.2 ctg00000522.1, whole genome shotgun sequence genome:
- the LOC126928090 gene encoding uncharacterized protein LOC126928090 isoform X2, with product MDVCLAVVFYVLRSGSIIYLCGIPACTLPSTMINCGLDGCHTLCFTNMGLWPVFAYTLPFTIVNCSQGFHYPHYSTSSTTLHTTVMLSHGHKSVRTCANCRKRRKICEWYEMT from the exons ctggcagtcgtattctatgttctacggagtggatccataatttatctctgcggaattcctgcatgtacacttccttctacaatgattaattgtggactag atggctgtcatacgttatgttttacgaatatgggcttatggcctgtctttgcatatacacttccttttacaatagttaattgttcacaag gtttccattatccgcattattcgacgagcagcactacactacatactact gttatgttgagtcatggacacaaaagcgtccgcacctgtgcgaactgt cgcaagaggaggaagatatgtgaatggtacgagatgacgtga